The genomic interval AGTTTGACTTAGAAGCGCGTTTATAATTATAAGTCGGCATGCGCAGaatgttatataaaaatattttaaaataccaaaTTGTATAAAACTACTAACAACGTGCATTAAATATAAAGtcaattataatgtttttttattagcGACAGAATACAGGAGAAAGAGAAACTACTTGTCTccacataaattattaatttactaATTCCAtgtctctttatttattttaatacattttaatattttaacataaaaattaaaattaaaatgctaACTTTTGAATCTTAATAGGAAATCTCACTAGATTTcgtataataatataaaatatataacctttatataatatattttacaaggaTAAGGATTAGGAGATGCTTTTACTAATTAAAtggtttaatttcttttaaaaatggtTTATGTAAGATTTTATCCTAGTCAGatatttatataagttattttaattcataaaaatgaAGAACTTGAAAAATATACAATGATATGAAGAAACAAtcctaaatattaaaattaggaCTCCCATAAATtgtatgaaaagtaaaaaacgTGAAATTTATGCATGTTTATTGGTAAGATATAGTTTTCTTaccacttttttattttttatctttctttttctttattaataataaattttattttttaaatgattatatttgaATGTCAAGTGCTATTGaatgtaaagaaataaaataaaattccgAAATATAGTTTGACTttggaaagaaataaatatttttgcatccttgtttttattataaatgagagcattttgtaataataattttaaaaagtaggtattatattgaattattttgacAATTTAGGTGAAAAAGGGTGCATGCAGGATTATAAAAGGAAATCTTTGGGCATGTTGATCTTCGTATTCCATAACCAGTAAACTTCTTAGTGTTATTATTCCTTCAGTTTTGATTCCGTTTCTCTCGATCAATCGTCGCCGAGATGCCAACTGACACGTCATCATTTTCCGGTGAAACCGTCTGCGTGACCGGCGCCGGCGGGTACATAGCTTCTTGGCTTGTGAAAGTTCTGTTAAAGGAAGGGTACACTGTGAGAGGAACCGTTCGAAACCCAGGTACGTATTATACATATGATTGATTGCATTGCATGCTAATTAAACCAATCGATTGATTCATTTACGTTATTTTTGTCTGTTTGTTTGAAGTTAACGTTGTCTTGATTAGCGGGaaattatgttatgttatgttatgttatgcATGTGTTGTACTAATGAATGATTATATCAGAGGATCCGAAGAATGGTCATTTGAAGAAGTTGGAAGGAGCGAAGGAAAGACTCACTCTGTATAAAGTTGATCTCTTTGATATTGATTCCATTAAAGCTGCTTTTCACGGTTGCCACGGCGTGTTCCACACCGCTTCTCCGGTCACCGACAACCCCGttagttttttctctttttccccAAATTAATAAATTCTCGTGCTGAATTGTTAAGGGTTTATTTTCAAACGAAGAACTAAACGTTTTGTACTGAATCGGCTATGCACAGGAAGAGATGGTGGAGCCGGCAGTGAATGGAACGAAGAATGTGATAACAGTAGCTGCAGAAGCAAAAGTGCGGCGGGTGGTGTTCACTTCGTCAATTGGCACGGTGTATATGAACCCTAACACGAGTAGGGATGTGGTGGTTGATGAATCATTCTGGAGTGATTTGGAGTACTGCAAGAACACCAAGGTTGGTATATGAATCATTCTGTTTTTTGTTTCCTACCAATTCAATGACTTAAACAGCATGCTATATTATATGTGTCCTTTTAGGTGGAACTAATGCTTGAAATGGTTAATTTGATCTGCAGAATTGGTACTGCTATGGGAAGACGGTGGCTGAACAATCAGCATGGGATATAGCTAAAGAAAGAGGGGTGGATTTGGTTGTGGTGAACCCAGTTGTGGTTATTGGTCCATTGCTTCAACCTACCATTAATGCTAGCACAATTCACATCCTGAAGTACCTTACTGGCTCTGCTAAGACCTATGTAAATGCCACACAGTCTTATGTACATGTTAAGGATGTGGCACTAGCCCATGTTCTTGTGTATGAGACTCCTTCAGCTTCTGGTCGATACATATGTGCCGAAAGTTCACTGCATCGTGGTGATCTCGTTGAAATTTTGGCCAAGTTTTTCCCAGAGTACC from Vigna radiata var. radiata cultivar VC1973A chromosome 9, Vradiata_ver6, whole genome shotgun sequence carries:
- the LOC106773575 gene encoding cinnamoyl-CoA reductase 1, whose amino-acid sequence is MPTDTSSFSGETVCVTGAGGYIASWLVKVLLKEGYTVRGTVRNPEDPKNGHLKKLEGAKERLTLYKVDLFDIDSIKAAFHGCHGVFHTASPVTDNPEEMVEPAVNGTKNVITVAAEAKVRRVVFTSSIGTVYMNPNTSRDVVVDESFWSDLEYCKNTKNWYCYGKTVAEQSAWDIAKERGVDLVVVNPVVVIGPLLQPTINASTIHILKYLTGSAKTYVNATQSYVHVKDVALAHVLVYETPSASGRYICAESSLHRGDLVEILAKFFPEYPIPTKCSDEKNPRVKPYMFSSQKLKDLGMEFTPVKQSLYDTVKNLQDNGHLPVLPKQENSY